In Tripterygium wilfordii isolate XIE 37 chromosome 23, ASM1340144v1, whole genome shotgun sequence, one genomic interval encodes:
- the LOC119992837 gene encoding protein NUCLEAR FUSION DEFECTIVE 4-like translates to MVTLKAGSRPPWVGLGAAVWVQIASGSGYTFPLYSHSLKSVLGYSQHQLTMLGVANDMGENVGLLPGYACNKFPPWVVLLIGAFACFFGYGVLWLAVSRTVQCLPYWLLWIALCVATNSSAWLTTAVLVTNMRNFPLSRGTVAGILKGYGGLSAAVFTEIYSILLHGSSSKLLMFLALGIPVLCFVVMYFVRACTPASGEDSSEHGHFLFTQAASVVLGIYLLTTTLLSHILHLTHPISYTFLVIMIVLLMAPLAIPIKMTFFPSRARKSWITDQPGGSSDSLCEGEDKAVITEPLMKPSSSAAQLGSFLENDDESEVAMLLAEGEGAVKKKRRPKRGEDFKFSEAVIKADFWLLFLVYFVGVGSGVTVLNNLAQVGIAQGVHNTTMLLSLFSFCNFLGRLGGGTVSEHFVRSNSIPRTIWMTCTQVTMIITYLLFASAIDGTLYTATALLGICYGVQFSIMIPTVSELFGLTHFGIFYNFISLGNPLGAFLFSGLLAGYIYDTEAAKQHALDPSSASISCSGPNCFRLTFLVLAGVCCVGSILSIVLTKRIRPVYQMLYSGGSFRLPQSSNH, encoded by the exons ATGGTGACCCTCAAAGCAGGGAGTAGACCACCATGGGTGGGTTTAGGAGCAGCAGTTTGGGTTCAAATAGCATCAGGAAGTGGATACACCTTCCCTCTCTATTCCCATTCTCTCAAATCGGTTTTGGGTTATAGTCAACACCAGCTCACCATGCTTGGTGTTGCCAATGATATGGGAGAGAACGTTGGTCTCCTTCCTGGGTATGCCTGCAACAAGTTCCCTCCTTGGGTTGTTCTATTGATTGGTGCTTTTGCTTGCTTCTTTGGTTATGGTGTCCTTTGGCTTGCTGTCAGCCGTACTGTTCAGTGCTTGCCTTACTGGTTG TTATGGATTGCGCTTTGTGTCGCCACCAACAGTAGCGCTTGGCTAACCACAGCTGTGCTTGTTACCAACATGAGAAACTTTCCCTTGAGTCGAGGCACAGTTGCTGGTATTCTCAAAGGTTATGGGGGCTTGAGTGCGGCAGTTTTCACGGAAATTTACAGCATACTACTTCATGGTTCTTCTTCTAAGCTTCTCATGTTCCTAGCTCTTGGGATTCCTGTCCTCTGCTTCGTTGTGATGTATTTTGTCAGGGCTTGTACCCCAGCTTCTGGTGAAGACTCTTCAGAGCATGGCCATTTTCTTTTCACCCAAGCAGCTAGTGTAGTGCTTGGCATATATCTTCTTACAACTACATTATTGAGTCATATTCTTCACTTAACTCATCCAATTTCATACACTTTCCTTGTCATAATGATTGTTCTTCTCATGGCTCCTCTTGCAATCCCAATAAAGATGACATTCTTCCCCTCGAGAGCCAGAAAATCATGGATCACTGACCAACCAGGTGGGTCTTCAGACTCTCTGTGCGAAGGAGAAGACAAAGCCGTCATAACTGAGCCGTTGATGAAGCCATCCTCTTCGGCAGCACAGCTTGGAAGTTttcttgaaaatgatgatgagtCTGAGGTGGCTATGCTTCTTGCTGAGGGTGAAGGAGCAGTCAAGAAGAAGAGGCGGCCCAAAAGAGGGGAGGACTTCAAATTCAGTGAAGCAGTAATCAAGGCTGATTTCTGGCTTCTATTCTTAGTTTACTTTGTTGGGGTTGGTTCCGGGGTAACCGTTCTCAATAATCTCGCTCAGGTAGGAATTGCTCAAGGTGTGCACAATACCACAATGCTGCTGTCGCTCTTCAGCTTTTGCAATTTTTTGGGCCGTCTCGGTGGGGGTACTGTTTCTGAGCATTTTGTCAG GTCGAATTCAATTCCTCGTACAATATGGATGACTTGCACTCAAGTAACTATGATTATTACATACCTTCTCTTTGCTTCTGCTATTGATGGTACCCTTTATACTGCAACTGCATTGCTTGGAATCTGCTATGGCGTTCAGTTTTCCATCATGATCCCAACTGTCTCTGAACTTTTCGGCTTGACGCATTTCGGTATATTTTACAACTTCATATCATTAGGGAATCCTCTTGGCGCATTTCTCTTCTCGGGTCTCCTGGCAGGGTATATATACGACACTGAGGCAGCAAAGCAGCATGCACTTGATCCATCTTCTGCAAGCATCTCCTGCTCCGGTCCAAATTGCTTTAGGCTCACTTTCCTTGTTCTGGCTGGCGTCTGTTGCGTCGGATCCATTTTAAGTATTGTTCTAACTAAAAGGATTAGGCCTGTTTACCAAATGCTATACTCTGGAGGTTCTTTCAGGCTGCCGCAAAGTTCAAATCATTGA